The following DNA comes from Bacteroidales bacterium.
TGTTAATCCATACTTGATGATCAGATACAAAGATATTCAAGACGCTATTAACGTTGTTTGCATAACTGAGACTCAAAGAACTACTGCTCTTCCTGCTCAAGTTGACGCTGGTATGATTTACACATCTGCTATGTACAACGGAAAGGGATTCACTCGTAAAGTTGCTGAGACTGTTGACGGACGTGTTGTTTACAAAGATACTAACAACTCATCTGAGGACTTCGAGGCTGAGGCTAAACCAACTCCTGGAATCTAATATTTAATAAAAAATAAACTACAAAAGAGTTGCCGACCAAAGGTGTCGGCACTCTTTTCCCAATAGGGAAATATAAGAGAGTAATTATACTCGCACAATTAAAGCAAACTGATATATGTTGAATTTTAGAAAGATAGCATTCGTATTATCGTTAATGGCAACCCCTTTTGTTGCTAACGCAACAGAAGTCGACACAACCGCTGCAATAATGCAGTACAAAGATTGTATGTACTTGAACAATGTAGCGTATGGCAATATTAACCCAACCTTTATAAAAGACCTTCCCGTAGATGCTTTTGCAACTTTGGAGGTTAGTTATGGTGCAGAAACGGGTACTATTACAAAAGCAGGAAAAGGTGCTTTCCATCAACTCGACAAATCGGGAAAGACTCGCGACTTAAACGTTTCGGTTTACGGAGTCAGAAAACTTCGTGACGTATCGTTTGAAGGTGGAATGTCGTATAACAATGGCAAAGATAATAATCGTGCGTGGAATGCTACTCTCTATCAATCAGAACAAAACCCATTTATGCTTGCCGACTCACTTTTCAGCGACTACTCTACCGAAGAGTTTACTCTTGACGGACGCTTCTCATGGGAGCCAATAGAGTTAATTCGTTTTGGTGTTAATGCTGATTATGTAGTTGGTACAACTTCTGATGAGCAAGACCCCCGTTTGGAGACAAAAGGTATGCTCTTCACAATTAACCCTGGTATCGATTTTAAGGTAGCAGAGTATGTTAAGATAGGTGCAACAGGAGGTATCCGCCTATTTAACGAAAATGCCAAATATAGCACCGTTGAAACTGGAAATATGTCATCATTCTTCGTTATGAGCGGTATGGGAACATGTATGGATCAAGGTGGTACTTCGTACCAACGCGAGGCTAAAGGCTTGGCTTACTTTGCCGACCTACAAGTTTATTGGCAACGCCCCGATTATGGAAACCTTTTAAACATCGGTTTTGAAAAGAATAGAGAAAAAGCAACCGATGGAGGTACTACATATCAATTCCTTGGCGGAGAATATAACAACACTAAAATATTTGCTGAAGAACGCTTCACTTTCACAAAGGGGAAATTTGTTCACAACTTTGAGTTAGGAGCGGCAATGGAGGACATTAAAGGTACTTGGTTCTATCAAAAAAATGTTGTGGATCCAAAAACAGGTTCTTCTCAATGGGTGGTTATGGATCAAGATGATGAAAAACATTTAGAGAAGAGAATGACTGGAGACTTTGCTTACCGTCTTGATGTTCTTTCTCGCACAGGACAACCCTCATGGAGTGCTGGTGTTAATGCTTACTTCATAAACTCTGATATGAAGAACAACCCAAGCGGCTATTATCAAAAATATACAAATATAAAGGCAGGAGCCTTTGTTAAGAAAACTTTCCAAATTAAGAAATCAATATTCTCTCTATCTGTTGGAGGAGACTATAAGATGAACTTATCTAACTCATTCTATATGTCGCAAGCTGAAAGATTGAGAGACAAATATACATTCCCAATGTTTGAATATACTACTGCTGACTTCTATGATGTTTATGGCAAATTGGAGACTAAAATTCCTATTCCAGGAAAGAAATTCAAATCATACATAGGAATTTTTGCAGAGGCTTCAACTCAAAGATACATTGGAGATTTAGACCGATTCAACAAAACAGCATTCAACCAATTTGGCGGAGGTGCTAACTATACATTCTAAAGATAGATAGGAGTATAAACTAAATAAAAAACCTAATTGGACTTAAGTCTAATTAGGTTTTTATTTTTATCGGAGAGTTACAAAAACTCAATATTTATACAAATGGGGAGCACAAAAACTCACCATAGATCTCTTATTACACTCATCTTTATTTGATATTGATATTCTCAATGTTTCATTAAACTCCTTTGCAAATGATAAAATCTCTTCATCTGTTACTAAATTATATGCATCCTTTGAAAAACATATATATCTTAAAAAAACCTCTTCGGTTAGGCACCTTACAGCAAAACTTATTTTATCAATAATAGGAACCCCATCTTTATTGAAAAATTTTTTCTCTCCAAAATGCTTTATGGCAAGAGCCACTACCTTATCTCTAAATTTTGTATATTCACCTCTATTTATATACGGATAGATATAGTGCTTACTTTTACGGGATACCCTTTTATAATATCTGGGCTTATACAGAACCAAAAAATGCTCTAACTCAAGTTTTGTTGTATCGGTGTAATATAAATTATATTGTAAATCCCCCTTAAATATAGATTCTTTATTTTGAGCACTCAAATGAAAACTAAACAATAGAGATAGAGCAATTGTAAAAAGTATCCGTTTCATAGGTTGCATAACTTAGTTAATTATAATTTATTTATAATTGTAAGACTTTAATACTTAAACAAATGGGGACTAATTATACTCACCATTGATTTCTTATTACACTCATCTTTATTTGATATTGATATTCTCAAAGTATCATTAAACTCCTTTGCAAATGATATAATCTCTTCATCTGTTACTAAATTATATGCATCCTTTGTGAAACAAATACGTTTTAAGAATACCTCCCCTGTTAAACACCTTATACCAAAACCTATTTTATAAATATTTGGCTCTCCATCTTTATTGAAAAACTTCTCCTCTCCAAAATGCTTTATGGCAAGAGCCACTACCTTATCTCTAAATTTTGTATATTCACCTCTATTTATATACGGATAGACATAGTGCTTATTTTTATTGAATACTTTTTTATATAATTTTGGTTGATACCAAACATAAAAATTCTTTAACTCAAGTTTTGTTGAATCAGTATAATATAAATTATATTGTAAATCCCTCTTAAATATAGATTCTTTATTTTGAGCACTCAACTGAAAACTAAACAATAGAGATAGAGCAATTGTAAAAAGTATCCGTTTCATAGGTTTAATATCTACGTTAATTACCATTTAATATATATAACAGAAAAGAGGGTGATATAGATTCATCAAAGGCTCTTGGATTTTGACTCTTCTCTGGCGACATAAATTTACCCACTTTATTGTATATCTCCAAATCTTTAGAGGTAAAATAGCCATTCTCAGCAACTCGCACTATCATTTCATCGTATTCATCTTGTAATTCAGACATACCATTATATGAATCATCTCTCATAAAAATCTTACCTCCTAACAGATCTATTGATTCATCAACTGTATTAAAAATCCCCAAGTTATAATTTACTTGATTAATAATATCCCCCAGGACTTTCACCTCTAACTCAAGATTCATTCCTGGAATACTCTTGATTACATTCTTTCCATTCCTATTATAGAAATCAACTTGCCCAGTATGTATTAACTCTTCAGTTTGTTGCGGTAATTGAGGAGTTTGTGTAGAATATGTAATTCTTCTTTTTTCAGTATGTACACGACCTGGAGTTGGTGCAGAGGGAGAATATTGTATATAATACCCTTTGGGGAAAACTGTATTTAATATCTTCTCGCCATATTTATTTTGAGAGAAATAATTAACGCCTTTTGCTAAATGTTCCCACATATCAGAAGGAACATTTTTTGATCTGCTAAAATCTATATTCCTCCCTAAATATGGTGACTTCTTTGTCAAACTTACGGTATCAATTGGCTGAGAATAATTATTATACATAACTCCAGGATTGTTGTAGTAGGGATGATTTTTTGTAGTTTTTGAAGTTTGTTCTTCGGAGTTTAAGACTCTCATTGATAAAGAATTTGCACTATATTCCTCCTCCTTAGGCAGAACACTCTTATTCATTTTTTTAAGATGTTCTTGAAAGTTTGGAAGATTTTGGGGCTGATATTCGGGCTTCTCTGCATCCCATACTGAAATCCTCTTCTCTATATACCTCCCCCATATAGGAGAATATTGCATACGCACATTGTTCACACTATCCCAATATATAGTATTGCTATCGGGCTCATTACTATTATCATAAAATTTACACATAAGGAATAAAATTTAAAATTATAAAACAAAAGTAGATGCTACATCTCCATCTTTAATGTTAAATTTATACTATTTGCTATTGTCCATTATTTATATCTCTAAAACTTATACTATATGAAAGAAAAAAACCGCATAGAATATTGAATATAACAATATAAATAATTAAATTTACAGAAATTTAAAACTACTGTTGTAGTAACTAATTTGTAGGGATGCAGACAAAGTATTTGTGAAGCAAATAGAATTGACTAAATGTCAATTCGTACTGCTGTCTGGGGAGCATAGTGCTCTATGCGACGGAGTAGGCCTGCCACGTCCAAATAAAAGAGCATCAAAAGAATGTAGGGACGTGGCCCGCCACGTCCGAAAAAAATGAGATAAAATTGCAATAATGGGGAACACTCTACCAAAACGGAAAACACCGAGAGCCCAATGGATAGAATATAATACAGGTATATATTTCATTACCGTATGCACCCATAATTGGAAGCACTACTTTGGAGAGATAACAGAAGGAGTAATAACATTAACAAAAATAGGTAAATATTTAGCAGAAGAATTAGAAGAAGCATCACAACATCACCCTTATATTGAGGTTGTTCAATATGTGGTAATGCCAAACCATTTTCATGCAATAGTTGAAGTATCTGAAAACAACAATACGGACGTGGCAGGCCACGTCCCTACTTCGGAAGAACGAATATTAAATAGATTGAATGGAAGGAAACCTCTTCTATCAACATTTATAGGATCGGTTAAATCTTCAGTAACAAAATATGCTAATAGCATGAATTTGAAATTTAAGTGGCAAAGCAGATACCACGACCACTTAATAAGAGGTGTAAAAGATTGTAACAAGATATCGGAATACATAGAGAATAATATTCTAAACTGGGAAAAAGATTGCTTCTATTAATAATTTATAGAAACGCAATTTGTAGGGACGCAGACATCAATGTAGGGACATGGCACGCCGCGTCCGAAAAAAGGCAAAGTGCCTCGTCCGTATAAGAGGATAGAATAGTAAAAAGCATTTCTTATTCCTAATTAGAAGAACAAATAACAAACTAACATACTATGAAAAAAATTTTAAAATTTATTCTTGCAGGGGTGTTTGCTCTAAGCACCTTAACAATATCGGCAGCAGAGAGAGGCTTTGCCATTGTTATTGACCCCATAAGTTACAAAGAGGCAAAGGCTGAGGTTGATGCTTACGCTCAATCGGTTGAGAAACAAGGCTTAAAAACATACATTGTTGAGGATGTGTGGTATAACCCCGACTCTATCAGAGTGAAAGTTAAAGAGTTGGCTACTAAAAAGGATGCTCCCATTGAGGGTGTGGTTTTCATTGGCGACATTCCTGTGCCTATGATTAGAGATGCTCAACATATGACTTCGGCTTTTAAAGCAAAACAAGATCCCAAGAAGATGGAGTTTACCTCTGTTCCCTCGGATAGGTTCTACGATGATCTTGATTTGGAGTTCTCTTTTATTGAGCAGAGCAAAGAGAAACCTAATCAATTCTACTACTCGCTTACTGCAACATCGGCACAAGTGTGTCAACCCGATATCTACTCGGCTCGTATGAAGACTTGCGACAAAGGCGACAAAACTAAATATGAGCGTCTTAAAGCATACCTTAAAAAGGTTGTTGCTCAAAAAGAGGCTGCCATAAAACTATCGCAAGTGTTCTACTTTGCAGGTCAAGGTTATAACTCTGATTGTGGCTTGGCTCGTATTGATGAAAAGAACTCATACTACGAGATGTTCCCCAATCTAATGGGACAGGCTTGGAGTCTTACATATCAAAACCACGCAGACTATGTGTATAGCAAATATCCTTTGATGAGCCAGATGCAACGCAAGGATCTGGCATTGGCAGTGTTGCATCACCATGGTTACCCCGATACTGAATACCTTGATGATAATCCAATTCCTCAAAATGCAGAGCAAAACCTTGAGGCTGTTAAGAGATTCTTTAGAGCAAAAATAAACACTGCTGTTAGCAGAGGTAAAGATACAACCGAGAC
Coding sequences within:
- a CDS encoding transposase — encoded protein: MGNTLPKRKTPRAQWIEYNTGIYFITVCTHNWKHYFGEITEGVITLTKIGKYLAEELEEASQHHPYIEVVQYVVMPNHFHAIVEVSENNNTDVAGHVPTSEERILNRLNGRKPLLSTFIGSVKSSVTKYANSMNLKFKWQSRYHDHLIRGVKDCNKISEYIENNILNWEKDCFY